A stretch of the Perca flavescens isolate YP-PL-M2 chromosome 10, PFLA_1.0, whole genome shotgun sequence genome encodes the following:
- the LOC114562784 gene encoding glutamine amidotransferase-like class 1 domain-containing protein 3A, mitochondrial: MAIACCSYSILSGCGVYDGTEIHEASAVLVHLSRAGAKVQMFATNADQMHVVNHCEGKPTEEKRNLLQESARIARGDVTDLANLDVSAFDALIIPGGFGVAKNLSDWAVKNKDCTIQPHLEKLIKAFHKAGKPLGMCCISPILAAKILPGCELTVGQDKECEKWPYAQTAGAVKEMGCKHVNTDVEKAHADVKNKLVTTSAFMCNAPIHSVFDGIGVMVKETLKLA, translated from the exons ATGGCAATAGCGTGTTGCAGTTACAGTATTCTCTCAGGCTGTGGAGTCTATGACGGCACAGAGATCCACGAGGCCTCCGCTGTCCTCGTCCATCTGAGTCGGGCTGGAGCAAAA GTGCAGATGTTTGCTACGAATGCAGATCAGATGCATGTTGTAAATCACTGTGAGGGGAAACCTACTGAAGAGAAAAGAAACCTCCTGCAGGAAAGTGCTCGCATTGCAAGGGGTGACGTGACTGATCTGGCCAATTTAGATGTTTCAGCATTTGACGCCCTCATCATCCCAG GGGGCTTTGGTGTGGCAAAGAACCTGAGTGACTGGGCAGTGAAGAATAAGGACTGCACCATCCAGCCACATTTAGAGAAGCTCATCAAGGCTTTCCACAAAGCTGGAAAGCCACTGGGCATGTGCTGCATCTCCCCCATCCTCGCTGCCAAAATCCTGCCCGGCTGTGAGCTCACTGTGGGACAGGACAAAGAGTGTGAAAA gTGGCCGTATGCTCAGACAGCAGGCGCTGTGAAGGAGATGGGCTGCAAACACGTCAACACGGATGTGGAGAAAGCACACGCTGATGTCAAAAATAAGCTGGTCACCACCAGTGCATTCATGTGCAATGCTCCCATTCATAGTGTTTTTGATGGAATAGGAGTCATGGTTAAAGAGACACTGAAACTGGCTTAA
- the si:ch211-153b23.4 gene encoding uncharacterized protein si:ch211-153b23.4, with protein MTLAMAQLHSLHVSVGVLSISGGSLLLLVNNYGSSPEKDFIPHTALGILLLIIAVLLAYAGICCSLSNAQMFSSLCLTISALWCGSGLVYILVGQGVLQPKELRPSLVPGLAAFTLALLFIGGVAVLVKKAVLSLIAIGISLACAHQIAGLSAAGFGQSATAANYLLVCLVGVYFGFGRLLSTITDGKVEPPGTVVERKAEMKTVQNQGCSDAVSVGLVMNLLSASVLACPLLGVVPQLSVGHVPWLWTGGVFQLGMCVLFYRGMDTLAATFYGFTALLKLAEGYSALLSFYSIQPFSPVPFPVVFSVLFSILALFSCQKSLLEGLYLLFYAAYCIAIAAQPQGFFQRGTQGVQGAIFVFSAGMLLITTFNMVSTTMIPTGQGYFKDVVTRIQGLTLRVHDKELHVPHLGYSKYADAEVLGHACNVLAAFAITATVGDRNPLSVLVLPWVVAAGGVLQLLCGSVAFARGKTFESTVFILYGVMWAVWGLTRYGGLYGETRSFNVAVGIISFMLFNCLVTAAALFLNVAWFVYALTFQLISISFLLDAVGALPYGYDIAVTIIFGLVSFYCFVAHIFNSTFQSPQIPLGKPLVKLSGVGGGADICPHVPARKATSVQQIAEIMKNGGICGMPTDTVYVLVAACNRPDAVVKAYKVKKQAQDRPMSLWISSIKQLEPVRHLLSPLLLDFMEAAWPSSISMVIPRGTWMDIFGLGDAAKHIGTPQSIAIRYPDCSVATHLINLVGPIAVTSANPTGEADTTHHNQVYAKLGKRVDGVLCDGPSPENIASTVVDCTKIETGHIGFFRVGLIPKSKVLQIFEEVQKRHIHGQTNPAFEYELQLSDTQRDNS; from the exons ATGACTCTTGCTATGGCTCAACTCCACTCACTGCATGTGTCTGTCGGAGTACTGAGCATCTCTGGCG GTTCTCTCCTGCTTTTGGTAAACAACTATGGCAGCTCACCTGAAAAAGACTTCATCCCCCATACTGCACTGGGGATTCTGCTGCTCATCATTGCAGTCCTCTTAGCGTATGCAG GTATCTGTTGCAGTCTGTCCAACGCCCAGATgttttcctctctgtgtctgactATATCTGCCCTGTGGTGTGGTTCAGGTCTGGTATACATCCTGGTGGGACAAGGGGTGCTGCAGCCCAAGGAGCTGAGACCCTCTCTGGTCCCGGGCCTGGCAGCATTTACCTTAGCCCTTCTCTTCATCGGCGGCGTAGCAGTCCTAGTGAAAAAAGCAGTTCTATCTCTCATAGCTATCGGCATTAGCTTAGCATGTGCCCATCAAATCGCCGGTTTGTCAGCTGCAGGTTTTGGTCAATCTGCCACAGCTGCTAACTACCTTCTGGTCTGTCTTGTAGGTGTTTACTTTGGTTTTGGACGTCTGTTGTCCACCATCACTGATGGTAAAGTGGAGCCTCCAGGAACGGTCGTGGAGAGAAAAGCTGAGATGAAAACAGTGCAGAACCAGGGGTGTAGTGATGCGGTGTCAGTAGGTCTGGTGATGAACTTGCTGTCTGCCTCTGTGTTAGCCTGTCCCCTGTTAGGCGTGGTCCCCCAGCTCTCCGTCGGTCACGTGCCTTGGCTGTGGACAGGTGGAGTCTTCCAGCTTGGCATGTGTGTCCTCTTCTACCGAGGCATGGACACACTAGCTGCCACTTTTTACGGCTTCACTGCTCTGCTGAAACTTGCAGAGGGCTACAGCGCTCTCTTATCATTCTACTCAATTCAGCCTTTCTCCCctgttcctttccccgttgtctTCTCTGTGCTTTTCTCCATCCTGGCTCTGTTCAGTTGTCAGAAGAGCTTGCTGGAGGGGCTCTACCTGTTATTCTATGCAGCTTATTGTATTGCCATTGCAGCCCAGCCTCAAGGCTTCTTCCAAAGAGGCACGCAGGGTGTACAGGGAGCTATATTTGTATTCTCTGCTGGCATGCTTTTAATTACCACATTCAATATGGTCTCCACTACAATGATTCCCACAGGGCAGGGCTATTTCAAGGATGTAGTAACCAGAATCCAGGGTCTTACTCTCAGAGTCCATGATAAAGAGCTTCATGTACCTCACCTGGGCTACTCCAAGTATGCTGATGCAGAGGTGTTAGGCCACGCCTGCAATGTGCTGGCTGCTTTTGCCATCACTGCCACAGTTGGTGACAGAAACCCTCTGTCTGTGCTGGTTCTGCCCTGGGTGGTGGCGGCCGGAGGGGTACTTCAACTGCTCTGTGGCTCAGTAGCTTTTGCTCGAGGTAAAACCTTTGAGAGCACAGTTTTTATTCTGTACGGGGTGATGTGGGCAGTGTGGGGGTTGACACGATACGGCGGCCTGTACGGTGAAACCAGAAGCTTTAATGTGGCTGTCGGGATCATTAGCTTCATGCTGTTTAACTGTTTAGTGACAGCTGCAGCGCTGTTTCTAAATGTCGCCTGGTTTGTTTACGCCCTCACCTTCCAGCTCATCTCTATTAGCTTCCTGCTCGATGCAGTAGGTGCACTGCCTTATGGATATGACATAGCAGTCACCATCATCTTTGGTCTTGTCAGTTTTTATTGTTTCGTTGCACACATTTTCAACAGCACCTTCCAGTCCCCCCAGATCCCCTTAGGAAAACCTTTAGTGAAGCTGAGTGGGGTTGGGGGAGGTGCAGATATCTGTCCGCATGTACCAGCCCGCAAGGCCACATCGGTCCAGCAGATTGCAG AAATCATGAAAAATGGTGGCATATGTGGAATGCCTACTGACACCGTCTATGTTCTGGTGGCAGCTTGCAACAGgcccgacgcagttgtcaaagCTTACAA GGTGAAGAAGCAGGCGCAGGACCGACCCATGTCTCTGTGGATCTCCTCCATCAAGCAGCTGGAGCCGGTGCGACACCTGCTGAGCCCCCTGCTCCTGGACTTCATGGAGGCTGCGTGGCCTTCCTCCATTAGCATGGTCATACCCAGAG GCACCTGGATGGACATATTTGGTTTAGGAGATGCTGCCAAACACATAGGGACACCACAAAGCATTGCAATCAGATACCCAGACTGTTCTGTAGCCACACACCTCATTAATTTG GTGGGACCCATCGCTGTAACCTCAGCCAACCCTACAGGCGAGGCAGACACAACTCACCACAACCAAGTTTATGCCAAGCTAGGCAAAAGG GTTGATGGAGTGTTATGTGACGGACCCTCCCCAGAGAACATTGCATCGACTGTGGTTGACTGCACTAAGATTGAAACAGGGCATATTGGTTTCTTCAGAGTGGGTCTCATTCCTAAATCAAAG GTTCTTCAAATCTTCGAGGAGGTTCAGAAGCGACACATACATGGGCAGACGAATCCTGCTTTTGAATATGAACTGCAGCTGTCCGATACACAAAGGGACAACAGTTGA